One Purpureocillium takamizusanense chromosome 1, complete sequence genomic window carries:
- a CDS encoding uncharacterized protein (COG:S~SECRETED:SignalP(1-18~SECRETED:cutsite=TLA-AD~SECRETED:prob=0.8366)~EggNog:ENOG503PQUF) has translation MKLMTLSVLSAYVASTLAADCFGIVNKGLADLADPYWDARYAMCHNEPNSGCGYQQECSTYASKPLGYGGQMKLQVTLTRKYTSNKKGFKDCWAATEDMINQCVKGQQRYAGTWSANGQLYQVDGEIVEA, from the exons ATGAAGCTCATGACCCTCTCCGTCCTCAGTGCCTATGTGGCATcgaccctcgccgccgactgcTTTGGCATTGTGAACAAGGGCCTCGCGGACCTCGCAGACCCTTACTGGGATGCTCGCTACGCCATGTGTCACAACGAGCCCAACTCAGGCTGCGGCTATCAGCAGGAGTGCTCGACCTATGCCTCGAAGCCGCTCGGTTATGGCGGCCAGATGAAGCTTCAGGTGACCCTCACGCGCAAGTACACGAGCAACAAAAAGGGGTTCAAAGACTGCTGG GCCGCTACCGA GGACATGATCAACCAGTGTGTCAAGGGACAACAGAGATACGCCGGTACTTGGTCGGCCAACGGTCAACTGTACCAGGTTGACGGAGAAATCGTTGAGGCCTAG
- a CDS encoding uncharacterized protein (EggNog:ENOG503NYCG~COG:H), whose translation MSATDGAPNKSEAATYTHGHHASVLRSHAWRTAANSAAFLLPHVAPSMRVLDIGCGPGTITVDLAALVPQGHVTGLERAGDVLEKARALAAERGVANIDFVVGDANALDFPDGSFDVVFCHQVLQHVKDPVGILREMRRVARPGSGIVAARESDYGAFSWHPDVDGMEDWRALYRRVATANGGEPDAGRMVHAWARRAGFAPADVSASSTSWCYSTPEEIAWWSGLWAERTVASSFAETAKEAGVATEDELAKASDVWKRWGSEEDAWFAVPSGEVICRRRAEP comes from the coding sequence ATGTCCGCAACAGACGGCGCACCCAACAAATCCGAGGCCGCGACTTACACGCATGGCCACCACGCCTCAGTGCTGCGGTCGCACGCCtggcgcaccgccgccaactCGGCGGCCTTTCTGCTGCCACATGTCGCGCCGTCCAtgcgcgtcctcgacatcGGCTGCGGACCCggcaccatcaccgtcgaccTGGCCGCGCTCGTCCCGCAGGGCCACGTCAcgggcctcgagcgcgccggcgacgtgctGGAAAAGGCGCgggccctggccgccgaaCGAGGCGTCGCCAACATcgacttcgtcgtcggcgacgccaacgccCTCGACTTCCCCGACGGCAgcttcgacgtcgtcttctgcCACCAGGTCCTGCAGCACGTCAAGGACCCCGTCGGCATCCTGCGCGAGATGCGTCGCGTCGCCaggcccggcagcggcatcgtcgccgcccgcgagtcCGACTACGGCGCCTTCTCGTGGCAccccgacgtcgacggcatggaGGACTGGCGCGCCCTGTACCGGCGGGTAGCGaccgccaacggcggcgaacCCGACGCGGGTCGCATGGTGCACGCCTGGGCCCGTCGCGCCGgcttcgcgcccgccgacgtgtCCGCGAGCTCCACCAGCTGGTGCTACAGCACGCCCGAAGAAATCGCCTGGTGGAGCGGGTTATGGGCGGAGCGAACGGTGGCTTCTTCGTTTGCCGAGACGGCgaaggaggcgggcgtggccaCCGAAGATGAACTGGCAAAGGCTTCCGATGTCTGGAAGCGGTGGGGGTCCGAGGAGGATGCTTGGTTTGCGGTGCCGAGCGGCGAGGTGATATGCCGGAGGAGGGCAGAGCCTTGA